In Methanobacterium sp. Maddingley MBC34, the sequence ATTTCAGTCTGATAAAGGAGTACCCTCCAGAGTCAGTTACAATCTGGAACAAGTACCTGGTGTACGCTACAGCATTGGGAGCAGCTGACGCAGTTCGAAAGGCAATGGAGCTGTATGTGCCCAGTGAACAATTGGAAGGCAGTGACATCTAC encodes:
- a CDS encoding putative membrane protein (DUF2207) (PFAM: Predicted membrane protein (DUF2207)), with the protein product FSLIKEYPPESVTIWNKYLVYATALGAADAVRKAMELYVPSEQLEGSDIYMFHYYGGYALLSSSLDTGISTASAGSGDFGGVGDIGGGDIGGGGGAF